One Nitrospirota bacterium genomic window, TCTCGATGCTTATCAGGTATGAAGTGGCTGCCCTGTTTTCTGTCTAGCCGAAAGGGCTCTTAGAATGATTAGGAGGGTCGCTTCTGCCGTAAGGTAACATGCGCCTGAGAGCGCGGATAGATGACTGGCTTTTAAGCCAAGCGGACGGAATTGCTTCTTAACTATTAAAAGGAGGTTGCTTTTTCTTTTTCATAGATGACAGGCTGGACAAGCCAGAATGACAAGCCATAAAATGTAAAGAATTGTTAGGGACTGCCAGAGATTTTTCTGTTATAATAAAACTAAGACATGCCGCTCAGGCAATGGATTAAAAGCGCAGATTATGCGATAGAAGGGATACTTCATGCTGTTAAGACACAACGGCACCTGAGGTATCATTTCTACTCAGCCTCGGCAGTCCTGCTCATAAGCTATATCTTAGGCATCTCAAAAACAGAGTTTGTTATTGTCTCGCTTGCCGTAATTTCGGTGCTTCTTGCCGAGATGTTTAATACTGCGGTGGAGACGATTGTTGACTTCATCTCTCCCGAAAGAAACGAGAAGGCACGCATTGCAAAGGACATATCAGCAGGGGCAGTGCTTATAACTGCCTTTGGTGCCGCACTTATAGGTCTTATGATACTTTTTCCCTATGCCCGAGACATCTTTCAAAGTGGCATCTATATAACGAAGCATGTAAAGGAGGAAGTAGCGGTTATAGCGTTTGTGCTTGTTCTTATAATGGTTATA contains:
- a CDS encoding diacylglycerol kinase, producing MPLRQWIKSADYAIEGILHAVKTQRHLRYHFYSASAVLLISYILGISKTEFVIVSLAVISVLLAEMFNTAVETIVDFISPERNEKARIAKDISAGAVLITAFGAALIGLMILFPYARDIFQSGIYITKHVKEEVAVIAFVLVLIMVILLKSYWGKGHPLSGGLPSGHSAVAFSVWVSVTYMTESFIVSLLCFILAVAIAQSRVATRVHSAWEVVLGGLLGATLTFVLFKVLT